One Thalassoglobus sp. JC818 genomic region harbors:
- a CDS encoding DUF1588 domain-containing protein — protein sequence MSALRTEFHYSSNPIPARSLFRSVSQVRIVAVALLAVMLSASTLQADETATGEKVSEADTLMAKGQAIWMESCAICHGDTGEGVADSYATPLVGDKTIGQLADVITKTMPEGEPEVCDGEDALAVATWIHHSFYSEAARLRNRPPKVMLTHLTTNQVRQSLADLYGHGRDSMWRENKRGLNAMYFNGSRYKREELKIERVDPVIHFDWGKESPGEGIGSEAFYVQWRGGLKVDETGRYEIVMRSTAAFKMDFGRFGREFIDNHVQSGDKTEFRETLTLIAGRVYPIEIDLYQRERKTEQPPVVVSLSWVPPHGVEEIIPTRNLIPTSPPATFALQANLPPDDRSYGFDRGLAIDRSWDESTTKAAVEFATIAVNELWPNYQRSRSKEPDENRSKLRKFVLDIAEVAFRGPLNDEERTFYVDEQVDATEDDALAIKRCLLAILKSPRFLYPSLDRDRSESQRAANRLALTLFDSLPVDKDLIEAARKDKLQTEDQIRQMAKKMVRDYRCEAKSREMLQEWLNLSHFAEVSKDSELYPDFDRELVADLRDSLHAMLDDVILSSESDYRKLFSADSLYSSDHLAAFYGEGWSRPEVEETAAETGAEESESESKSSEYVGLQPVDEFFKVKANFPYNQGVLSHPYLMTGLAYTDTTSPIHRGVFLVRYMLGRTLRPPNEAFTPLSPDLHPGLTTRQRVELQTSPDSCQVCHVKINQLGFTLESFDTVGRFRQMEAEKPIDTSGSYTDRTGDTTTFAGSEDLAKYLAESDDAHRAFVNRVFQHFVKQPIAAYGPETQDHLTEVFRMGNYNLQNLLVEVAVIAAMPPSTSSSKPTEIQ from the coding sequence ATGTCTGCCCTAAGAACAGAGTTCCATTACAGCTCGAATCCAATTCCCGCTCGATCTCTCTTCCGGAGCGTGAGTCAGGTGAGAATTGTTGCCGTGGCGTTGCTGGCCGTGATGCTTTCAGCCTCGACGTTGCAAGCTGACGAAACTGCCACAGGCGAAAAGGTCAGCGAGGCTGATACTTTGATGGCCAAGGGGCAGGCGATTTGGATGGAGTCTTGCGCGATTTGTCACGGTGACACGGGAGAGGGCGTTGCAGACTCGTACGCGACTCCGCTGGTCGGTGATAAGACGATTGGACAGCTCGCGGATGTGATCACGAAAACGATGCCCGAAGGTGAGCCGGAAGTCTGCGATGGCGAGGACGCACTGGCTGTCGCGACCTGGATTCATCATTCGTTCTACAGCGAAGCGGCTCGACTGCGCAACCGCCCGCCGAAGGTGATGTTGACTCACTTGACCACGAATCAGGTCAGGCAGAGTCTGGCAGACCTCTACGGTCACGGACGCGACAGCATGTGGCGCGAAAACAAACGCGGCCTGAATGCGATGTACTTCAACGGATCGAGGTACAAGAGAGAGGAACTCAAGATCGAACGCGTTGATCCCGTCATTCATTTCGACTGGGGAAAAGAGAGTCCCGGCGAGGGGATTGGCTCGGAAGCTTTCTACGTACAATGGCGAGGAGGGCTGAAAGTCGATGAGACAGGGCGATATGAAATCGTCATGAGATCGACGGCCGCATTCAAAATGGACTTCGGTCGATTCGGCAGAGAGTTCATCGACAACCACGTCCAGTCAGGCGACAAGACCGAGTTTCGAGAAACATTGACGCTGATCGCAGGCCGAGTTTACCCCATCGAAATCGATCTCTATCAGCGAGAGCGAAAGACCGAACAGCCACCGGTTGTCGTGAGTCTCTCCTGGGTTCCACCCCACGGAGTCGAAGAGATCATCCCTACTCGCAATTTGATCCCCACATCGCCACCAGCCACATTCGCTCTGCAAGCGAATCTTCCTCCTGACGATCGCAGCTACGGTTTTGATCGTGGTTTGGCGATTGATCGAAGCTGGGACGAATCGACGACAAAAGCAGCTGTTGAGTTTGCAACAATTGCTGTGAACGAACTGTGGCCGAACTACCAGCGAAGTCGATCGAAAGAGCCTGATGAAAATCGGTCGAAGCTCCGCAAATTCGTTTTGGACATCGCGGAAGTTGCGTTCCGAGGTCCGCTCAACGATGAAGAACGAACGTTCTATGTTGACGAACAGGTCGATGCGACTGAAGACGATGCCTTGGCAATCAAGCGTTGCCTCCTGGCGATCCTGAAGTCACCACGCTTCTTGTATCCCTCCCTCGATCGAGACCGTTCGGAGAGTCAGCGAGCCGCCAACAGGCTAGCCCTGACGCTCTTTGACTCCCTACCCGTCGACAAAGATCTGATCGAAGCTGCCCGAAAGGACAAGCTGCAAACAGAAGACCAGATTCGGCAGATGGCCAAGAAAATGGTCCGAGACTACCGCTGCGAGGCGAAGTCTCGGGAAATGCTTCAGGAGTGGCTCAATCTCAGCCACTTTGCCGAAGTCTCCAAAGACAGTGAATTGTATCCGGACTTTGATCGAGAACTCGTTGCTGATCTCCGGGACTCGCTCCATGCGATGCTCGATGACGTGATTCTGAGTTCTGAAAGCGATTACCGGAAATTGTTCTCTGCCGATTCTCTGTACTCGAGCGATCATTTGGCCGCGTTCTACGGGGAAGGCTGGTCACGTCCCGAAGTTGAAGAGACAGCGGCCGAAACTGGGGCAGAAGAATCGGAATCAGAATCGAAGAGTTCCGAATATGTCGGTTTACAGCCCGTCGATGAATTCTTCAAAGTGAAAGCGAATTTCCCGTACAATCAGGGCGTCCTCTCTCATCCTTACCTGATGACTGGTTTGGCTTACACCGATACAACATCCCCCATTCACCGCGGGGTTTTCCTCGTCCGCTATATGTTGGGACGAACATTGCGACCGCCGAATGAAGCCTTCACGCCTCTCAGCCCAGACCTTCATCCCGGACTGACAACTCGTCAAAGAGTTGAACTTCAGACCAGCCCGGATTCATGTCAGGTCTGTCACGTAAAGATCAATCAATTGGGCTTTACGCTAGAGAGTTTTGACACCGTTGGTCGATTCAGACAAATGGAAGCAGAGAAGCCCATCGACACTTCCGGAAGCTACACGGATCGAACCGGAGACACAACGACATTTGCCGGATCGGAAGATTTGGCGAAATACCTCGCGGAAAGTGACGACGCTCACCGTGCTTTCGTCAACCGTGTGTTCCAGCATTTTGTGAAGCAACCCATCGCCGCTTACGGACCGGAAACCCAAGATCACTTGACTGAGGTGTTCCGTATGGGAAACTATAATTTGCAGAACCTCCTTGTTGAAGTCGCAGTCATTGCTGCGATGCCTCCCTCCACATCCTCCTCCAAGCCCACCGAAATCCAATGA